A genomic stretch from Melopsittacus undulatus isolate bMelUnd1 chromosome W, bMelUnd1.mat.Z, whole genome shotgun sequence includes:
- the LOC117438014 gene encoding pancreatic secretory granule membrane major glycoprotein GP2-like: MERNVRCLLLVSALCLAGCEGNKREMMSPRLGAALHLKRSLNACLPNPCQHQGHCQLMEDRPICSCRPGFTGAFCQDMVLKLSCEEEYMKMMVRKEAFELLKIPQQLVHLRNQACKVSEREEEGELFFAATLTGENHTACGSIIQQNRSHVSYSNVMESEWEAHGAMISRSFQLEVHFSCVYAYEQVVRLPFALTAVDKLVQFVVREGHFNVSMRLYKTPSYLQPYHLPAVAVPVTGTLYVLLKIEGQHQLKYFLLSVEDCWATPSADPYQDVQHKLIEKGCPHDETVTYLNNFGEKTTAKFSFQMFQLVGYPEVFLHCHVQLCLPNGPEPCAKQCPRHRWSKRALANDYSKIVSYGPIHLLAAPSLGAETHHSWTDQHDVGGPIPWLPGILLLLYAVSLLTLAAVGVSRRAA, from the exons ATG GAAAGGAATGTGAGATGCTTGCTGCTCGTCTCTGCCCTCTGCCTGGCTGGCTGTGAAGGCAACAAGA GGGAGATGATGAGCCCCAGGCTAGGGGCTGCCCTCCATCTCAAGAGGAGCCTGAATGCCTGCCTGCCAAACCCATGCCAGCACCAGGGGCACTGCCAGCTGATGGAGGACAGACCCATTTGCAGCTGCAGACCGGGCTTCACAGGGGCATTCTGCCAAG aTATGGTACTGAAGCTGTCCTGTGAGGAAGAGTACATGAAGATGATGGTGAGGAAGGAGGCATTTGAACTCCTGAAGATCCCCCAGCAGCTTGTCCATTTGAGGAACCAGGCATGCAAGGTctcagaaagggaagaagagggtGAGCTGTTTTTTGCAGCCACTCTCACAGGTGAAAACCACACTGCTTGTGGATCAATAATTCAG CAAAACAGGTCCCACGTGTCATACTCCAACGTCATGGAGTCAGAGTGGGAAGCGCATGGGGCAATGATCTCCCGGAGTTTTCAGCTTGAGGTGCATTTCTCCTGTGTCTATGCCTACGAGCAGGTGGTGAGGCTGCCCTTCGCTCTCACTGCTGTTGACAA GCTGGTGCAGTTTGTGGTCAGAGAAGGACACTTCAACGTTAGCATGAGATTGTACAAGACCCCCTCTTACCTCCAGCCCTATCACCTgccagctgtggctgtccctGTCACAGGCACACTCTATGTTCTGCTGAAAATAGAAGGACAGCACCAACTCAAGTACTTCCTCCTGAGTGTTGAGGACTGCTGGGCCACACCGAGCGCAGATCCCTACCAGGACGTGCAGCACAAGCTTATTGAGAAGGG GTGTCCCCATGATGAGACAGTGACATACCTGAACAACTTTGGAGAGAAAACTACTGCCAAGTTCAGCTTCCAGATGTTCCAGCTTGTCGGTTACCCCGAGGTTTTCCTGCACTGCCATGTCCAGCTCTGTCTCCCCAATGGCCCGGAGCCCTGTGCCAAG CAGTGCCCCAGGCACCGGTGGAGCAAGCGGGCACTGGCCAATGACTACAGTAAGATTGTCTCCTATGGGCCCATCCACCTGCTGGCTGCTccttccttgggagcagagacccaCCATTCCTGGACTGACCAACATGACGTGGGGG gacCTATCCCATGGCTCCCTGGGATCCTCCTCCTGCTGTATGCTGTCAGTTTGCTCACTCTGGCGGCTGTTGGCGTGAGTCGTCGGGCAGCGTAG